A single window of [Clostridium] hylemonae DSM 15053 DNA harbors:
- a CDS encoding glycyl radical protein, translated as MITDRIEKIRQNYVNAKPAISYERAYLWTESHKKTEGMHVAVRRAQAFYDTCDKLTVHIFDGELIVGAVGEFRKCGILTPEFSWLWVDKEMDGFDKRPQDPYVMTDEQRAFVREKIFPYWKDKSLEEAFLARVPEETYKIGVDTGVIDNDSKWRQAVGEVTPDYQDVLFVKGFGGIIREAREKMAELDETVPEDMDKITFYQSVILTSEGIIRFANRYADEAERMAGEQKDEKRKEELLGIAANCRRVPEFPPETFYEAIQFVWFTQIGGILSENPLSLNPGRFDQYMNPYYEADKAKGILTEDTAQELIEALWLKYSEWVWTISANTADYFAGYNQFQNLTVGGKTREGLDATNDITYMALKATEEVKTHQPGLSVRIHADCPQEFLGAVTHLVSKGTGFPAIHNDSVGYQMLLNAGYEPDDARDWNNCGCVVPHYRKTGEWTAAVNVNFGCALEYALNEGKSRMTGEKMGLSEKPCREFASYEEVKEAFFRQFENLCRHSIIATVTAQKLHQEMVPRPFLSSCIEACMENGKDLSNGGAKYNVGPVITGIGLAVVANSLAVIKKLIFEDKVATMEELDKALAADWEGYEELRKKAQDVPKYGNDDDYVDKIAIEIANWYYREIHQYKDVFGSPFNTAFMGISNYIPMGRVLGATPCGRKNGEPSSEGVSPYVGSDTSTPLAAMRSAAKVNQEIHSGGTLLNLRLNHDLVATKRGQANLGAMIQSFFALGAFHVQFNTLSSKILRDAQARPQEYKDLLVRVAGYSTQFVNLSRSMQDAIIARTEHAEF; from the coding sequence ATGATCACAGATAGAATAGAAAAAATCAGACAGAATTATGTCAATGCCAAACCGGCGATCTCGTACGAGCGGGCTTACCTGTGGACGGAGTCCCACAAGAAGACCGAAGGCATGCATGTGGCTGTGAGAAGAGCCCAGGCATTCTATGACACGTGCGACAAGCTTACCGTACATATCTTTGACGGAGAACTTATCGTAGGCGCGGTCGGTGAGTTCCGCAAATGCGGCATCCTGACCCCGGAGTTCTCCTGGCTCTGGGTCGATAAGGAGATGGACGGATTTGATAAAAGGCCGCAGGATCCGTATGTGATGACTGACGAGCAGAGAGCGTTCGTCCGGGAGAAGATTTTTCCCTATTGGAAGGATAAATCGCTTGAGGAAGCTTTTCTGGCAAGAGTACCGGAAGAAACGTACAAGATCGGCGTAGATACCGGCGTTATCGATAATGATTCCAAATGGAGACAGGCGGTCGGCGAGGTTACGCCGGATTATCAGGACGTACTTTTTGTCAAAGGCTTCGGAGGTATCATACGAGAAGCGCGGGAAAAGATGGCCGAACTTGATGAGACTGTGCCGGAAGATATGGATAAGATCACTTTCTATCAGTCGGTCATCCTCACTTCCGAAGGTATCATACGCTTCGCCAACAGATACGCCGATGAGGCCGAACGGATGGCCGGGGAACAGAAAGATGAGAAAAGAAAAGAGGAACTGCTTGGCATTGCCGCGAACTGCCGGAGGGTGCCGGAATTTCCGCCGGAGACTTTTTATGAGGCGATACAGTTCGTGTGGTTTACGCAGATCGGGGGCATTCTGTCTGAGAATCCCCTTTCCCTGAATCCGGGCCGCTTTGACCAGTATATGAACCCGTACTATGAGGCAGATAAGGCAAAGGGCATTTTGACGGAGGATACGGCGCAGGAACTGATCGAGGCGCTCTGGCTGAAATATTCGGAGTGGGTGTGGACGATATCCGCCAACACGGCAGATTACTTTGCGGGATACAATCAGTTCCAGAACCTGACTGTGGGAGGAAAGACGAGAGAGGGGCTGGATGCCACGAACGACATCACGTATATGGCCCTGAAAGCGACGGAGGAAGTAAAGACGCATCAGCCCGGGCTGAGTGTCCGGATCCACGCGGACTGTCCGCAGGAATTTCTCGGCGCGGTGACGCATCTTGTGAGCAAAGGGACAGGGTTTCCGGCTATTCACAACGACAGTGTCGGATACCAGATGCTCCTGAACGCCGGATATGAGCCGGATGATGCGCGGGACTGGAACAACTGCGGCTGCGTCGTTCCGCATTACCGTAAGACCGGAGAGTGGACAGCGGCTGTGAATGTGAACTTTGGCTGTGCGCTCGAATATGCGCTGAATGAAGGAAAGAGCCGGATGACCGGGGAGAAGATGGGACTTTCGGAAAAGCCGTGCAGAGAATTCGCTTCATATGAAGAAGTAAAGGAAGCATTTTTCAGGCAGTTTGAGAATCTTTGCCGGCATTCCATCATCGCTACGGTGACGGCCCAGAAGCTGCATCAGGAGATGGTGCCGAGGCCGTTTTTGTCTTCCTGTATCGAGGCGTGCATGGAAAATGGAAAGGATCTGAGTAACGGCGGCGCAAAATATAACGTAGGGCCGGTGATCACGGGAATTGGCCTGGCCGTTGTGGCAAATTCACTGGCTGTCATAAAAAAGCTCATATTTGAAGACAAAGTGGCGACTATGGAGGAACTTGACAAGGCGCTGGCTGCCGACTGGGAAGGATATGAGGAACTCAGGAAAAAGGCGCAGGACGTTCCGAAGTATGGAAATGACGATGATTATGTCGATAAGATAGCGATTGAGATTGCCAATTGGTATTACCGGGAGATCCACCAGTATAAGGATGTGTTCGGTTCTCCGTTTAACACGGCATTTATGGGGATCTCCAATTATATACCTATGGGGCGCGTGCTCGGCGCCACCCCGTGCGGAAGAAAGAACGGGGAGCCGTCGAGTGAAGGCGTGTCGCCTTACGTCGGGAGCGATACATCCACACCGCTGGCGGCCATGCGCTCTGCGGCAAAGGTCAACCAGGAGATACATTCCGGCGGTACGCTTCTTAACTTAAGGCTCAATCATGACCTGGTGGCGACAAAGAGGGGGCAGGCGAATCTCGGCGCGATGA
- a CDS encoding HAD family hydrolase produces the protein MLKAVFVDYTGTIIKEEGPDIREVIRRTYENSDIESPQAMVAYWWRLLNEYEEKSFGNSYMSEDDIVEELLKICEKEIHLKENPKELHAAFQRFWMYAPAYEDTAAFFKECPLPIYIISNNAGKYIEESMRDKDLHPAGIISSDMVRAYKPHRAVFEKALEVSGCSADEVIHIGDSVSSDVEGAKAANIQPVLVDRGGKSSLEGVLTVKSLTDIIPLINAWPADRGQYNK, from the coding sequence ATGTTAAAGGCAGTATTTGTTGATTACACAGGCACCATTATCAAAGAGGAGGGGCCGGATATCCGGGAGGTGATCAGGAGAACCTACGAAAACAGTGATATAGAAAGCCCGCAGGCCATGGTGGCCTACTGGTGGAGACTGCTGAACGAATATGAGGAAAAGAGTTTTGGAAACAGCTATATGTCAGAGGATGATATCGTGGAGGAACTTTTGAAAATATGCGAAAAAGAGATCCACCTGAAAGAGAATCCAAAAGAGCTGCACGCAGCGTTCCAGCGCTTCTGGATGTATGCCCCGGCATATGAAGACACGGCGGCATTTTTTAAAGAGTGTCCTCTTCCTATCTATATTATAAGTAATAACGCGGGCAAATATATCGAGGAAAGTATGAGGGATAAAGACCTGCATCCGGCCGGCATCATAAGCAGTGATATGGTGAGGGCATATAAGCCTCACAGGGCAGTGTTTGAAAAAGCGCTGGAGGTCAGCGGGTGCAGCGCGGATGAAGTGATCCATATCGGAGATTCTGTTTCTTCCGACGTGGAGGGAGCGAAAGCGGCCAATATACAGCCTGTTCTCGTAGACCGCGGGGGAAAAAGCAGCCTGGAAGGAGTCTTGACGGTAAAGTCTCTGACGGATATAATTCCTCTCATAAATGCATGGCCTGCTGATCGTGGGCAGTACAATAAATAA
- a CDS encoding GNAT family N-acetyltransferase produces the protein MEFITARYEHVDRMCEITGMAKRQLKDLGLDQWQKGYPSRDVWLDDIRIGCTFLAVEGEEILGIFAFQKDPDPSYAVIDGSWLTDGPYASMHRVCVSDECKGKGVAGKMFAHGFRLAREAGLSSVRIDTHPGNIPMQRALEKAGFVKCGSIVLAEGCEAGDDRIAFERMI, from the coding sequence ATGGAATTTATTACAGCACGTTATGAACATGTAGACAGAATGTGTGAGATAACCGGTATGGCGAAGAGACAGCTTAAGGATCTGGGCCTTGACCAGTGGCAGAAAGGATATCCGTCCAGGGACGTGTGGCTTGATGATATAAGAATCGGATGTACTTTTCTGGCAGTGGAGGGTGAAGAGATCCTCGGCATCTTTGCGTTTCAGAAAGATCCCGACCCGTCTTATGCGGTCATCGACGGCAGCTGGCTGACGGACGGGCCGTATGCATCCATGCACAGGGTATGCGTTTCCGACGAGTGCAAAGGAAAAGGAGTGGCGGGGAAGATGTTTGCGCATGGATTCAGGCTTGCCCGGGAGGCCGGGCTTTCGTCGGTGCGGATCGACACACATCCGGGCAATATTCCGATGCAGCGTGCGCTTGAGAAGGCTGGGTTTGTAAAGTGCGGCAGTATCGTGCTGGCGGAAGGATGCGAGGCCGGAGATGACCGGATCGCATTTGAGAGGATGATTTAA
- a CDS encoding LytR/AlgR family response regulator transcription factor: protein MRIAVIDDERPARSELRHQLGELVPEAVIEEGDCGAAALELAGSGRFDLFFLDINLGDINGTVLVNALKNMQQDAKIIFVTAYSEYAVKAFELGVDDYILKPFDRGRLKKVLERVRPSAPRETEKVNLRKIAISNDGKTIFEDIGNIVYIETHNRGCIIHAGESDYFDGKSIGEFEKRLEGERFFRCHKSYLINLDKVREVFPWGNNSLGLKMQGFEEDILSVGREKTKVLRQLLGW from the coding sequence ATAAGGATTGCGGTTATTGATGACGAAAGGCCGGCGAGAAGTGAACTTCGGCACCAGCTCGGGGAACTCGTGCCGGAAGCGGTGATAGAGGAAGGCGACTGCGGCGCGGCGGCGCTGGAGCTTGCCGGTTCGGGCCGGTTTGATCTGTTCTTTCTCGATATCAATCTGGGAGATATAAATGGTACGGTCCTCGTGAACGCGCTGAAAAATATGCAGCAGGACGCAAAGATCATCTTTGTCACTGCGTATTCGGAATATGCGGTAAAGGCATTTGAGCTTGGTGTGGACGACTATATTTTGAAGCCCTTTGACAGAGGGCGGCTTAAAAAAGTGCTGGAAAGAGTCCGGCCGTCTGCGCCCCGGGAAACGGAAAAAGTGAATCTTAGGAAGATTGCCATAAGTAATGACGGCAAGACGATATTTGAGGACATCGGCAATATCGTATACATTGAGACGCACAACAGAGGCTGTATCATCCATGCCGGAGAAAGTGATTACTTTGACGGAAAAAGCATCGGAGAGTTTGAGAAGCGGCTCGAGGGGGAGCGCTTTTTCCGGTGTCATAAGAGCTATCTCATCAACCTGGACAAAGTAAGAGAAGTATTTCCGTGGGGGAACAACAGTCTTGGACTTAAGATGCAGGGGTTTGAGGAGGATATCCTGTCGGTCGGGCGTGAGAAGACGAAGGTGCTGCGCCAGCTGCTCGGCTGGTAG
- a CDS encoding LytS/YhcK type 5TM receptor domain-containing protein, giving the protein MQTDNLIFQLILNIGLLVLVANLLSKLKIIQNIIQQERRSFKSQVLLALVFGGIIVLSTYTGIDIGSYSLNTRVIGAMTSGILGGPIVGLYASFIGAVYVYFFSEPQMFAMASAFSTVLFGLLGGGFYPYFQRGKWKYRDLFLLACFAEFCDMIALLRLASPFADALNTVLEIAVPMIVLNSIGILIFISSFNNVFIQQDIESSRQLQQASELTQKCLPLLRHGISKGENMHELASVILSETDWMGVMITDRTAILEWQQEGEEFQPGDLTSIPRVGKNAMQTGSLSTMYNVPRSSSWYEWMKEYSMIAAPFVIKGKSVGCLIVWMKKRWVFRKSELELLQHLVTLGSFQIAMAELEHQEIMRQQAELKALQFQVNPHFLFNALNTISCVCREDAQRARELLVILANYFRYNLDGSAGMVPMGEEISHVKDYLELEKGRFEDKLIVTYDVPRKMDILIPTLILQPVVENAVKYGINREGKRIVNISVKEMEEEFIVRISDKGKGFPAEVADMLEKGDTVGRSIGLSNVYKRMKSTYGEDGRIKISSSGDGSCVELCFKKGR; this is encoded by the coding sequence ATGCAGACAGACAATCTGATCTTTCAGCTCATACTGAATATAGGGCTTCTGGTACTTGTCGCGAATCTGCTGTCCAAGCTGAAGATCATCCAGAATATTATTCAGCAGGAGCGCCGCAGTTTTAAGAGTCAGGTGCTTCTGGCCCTTGTGTTCGGAGGCATTATCGTACTCTCGACATATACAGGCATTGATATCGGTTCATACAGTCTGAATACCCGGGTGATCGGCGCCATGACTTCAGGCATACTCGGAGGTCCCATCGTAGGCCTGTATGCATCTTTTATCGGGGCTGTGTATGTTTATTTTTTCTCGGAACCTCAGATGTTTGCCATGGCGTCGGCATTTTCCACTGTATTGTTCGGTCTCCTCGGAGGCGGATTTTATCCGTATTTTCAGAGGGGGAAATGGAAATACAGGGATCTGTTTCTGCTCGCCTGTTTTGCGGAATTCTGTGACATGATAGCCCTTCTAAGGCTTGCGAGTCCTTTTGCCGATGCGCTCAATACGGTGCTGGAGATAGCGGTTCCCATGATCGTGCTGAACTCCATTGGAATACTGATATTTATATCCAGCTTTAACAACGTCTTTATCCAGCAGGATATTGAGAGCAGCCGGCAGCTGCAGCAGGCTTCGGAGCTTACGCAGAAGTGCCTGCCCCTTTTGCGCCACGGGATAAGCAAAGGAGAAAACATGCATGAGCTGGCCTCCGTGATATTGAGTGAGACAGACTGGATGGGGGTCATGATCACAGACAGGACCGCCATTCTGGAGTGGCAGCAGGAAGGGGAGGAGTTTCAGCCCGGGGATCTGACGAGTATTCCAAGGGTCGGTAAAAACGCAATGCAGACTGGCAGCCTGTCCACAATGTACAACGTGCCGAGAAGCAGCTCCTGGTATGAGTGGATGAAAGAATATTCCATGATCGCGGCACCGTTTGTCATTAAGGGCAAATCCGTCGGCTGTCTTATCGTATGGATGAAAAAGCGGTGGGTGTTCCGCAAAAGTGAGCTTGAACTTTTGCAGCACCTAGTAACACTCGGGTCTTTCCAGATCGCCATGGCTGAGCTGGAACACCAGGAGATCATGCGGCAGCAGGCAGAGCTCAAGGCGCTGCAGTTTCAGGTAAATCCTCATTTTCTTTTCAATGCGCTCAATACGATATCGTGCGTGTGCAGGGAGGACGCACAGCGGGCCAGGGAGCTGCTCGTGATCCTCGCCAATTACTTCCGGTATAATCTGGACGGCAGCGCCGGCATGGTGCCGATGGGAGAGGAGATCAGCCATGTGAAGGATTACCTCGAGCTGGAAAAAGGAAGATTTGAGGACAAGCTGATCGTGACGTATGATGTGCCCAGGAAGATGGACATATTGATCCCTACCCTCATTCTGCAGCCGGTAGTGGAAAATGCCGTGAAGTACGGTATCAACCGGGAAGGGAAGCGGATCGTAAATATAAGTGTAAAAGAGATGGAAGAGGAATTTATAGTGCGTATCAGCGACAAGGGAAAGGGGTTCCCGGCAGAGGTGGCGGATATGCTCGAAAAGGGAGACACTGTCGGCAGGAGCATCGGCCTTAGTAATGTGTATAAGAGAATGAAAAGTACATACGGTGAGGACGGCAGGATCAAAATATCGAGTTCAGGAGACGGAAGCTGTGTTGAGCTTTGTTTCAAGAAAGGAAGATAA
- a CDS encoding dicarboxylate/amino acid:cation symporter has protein sequence MEKKKKISISLTTQILIATIGGIIFGAVVGPWASNIKFIGDIFIRLIQMSVILLVMSAVAAAVGSGDGQDVGKMGFHTFKWIILFTIISASLGIALSMLIQPGVGIQIANAEDIANAAVESTSLQDTVLGFVSTNIIGSMADSAMVPCIVFALFFGVAMGAYTRQSGNRNMADWVTGLNAIITNIIKTVMHIAPVGIFCLLADVAGSTGFKVIIPMLKFLGVLLIGDIVQFLIYGPLTATLCKVNPARMPKKFAKMSMMAVTTTSGAICLPTKMEDAVTKFGVSRKVADFTGPITMSMNSCGAAMCYVVAIFFMAQSTGVDLTVYQMGMAILLSCLMCMGTIVVPGGSVIVFTFLASSLGLPLESIAILIGIDWFSGMFRTLMNVDVDVMVGMLVASKLGELDRDVYNGVKEVTY, from the coding sequence GTGGAAAAGAAAAAGAAAATATCAATATCCCTCACGACACAGATATTGATCGCAACGATCGGCGGTATCATATTTGGTGCAGTTGTCGGTCCGTGGGCGTCAAATATTAAATTTATCGGCGATATATTCATACGTCTGATCCAGATGTCCGTCATCCTTCTTGTCATGTCCGCCGTGGCGGCGGCCGTAGGAAGCGGAGACGGACAGGATGTCGGGAAGATGGGCTTTCATACATTCAAATGGATCATCCTGTTTACAATAATTTCGGCCAGCCTTGGCATCGCGTTGTCCATGCTGATCCAGCCGGGCGTCGGCATACAGATCGCAAATGCGGAAGATATCGCAAATGCGGCCGTAGAATCCACATCCCTCCAGGATACGGTCTTAGGTTTTGTCTCTACGAATATCATCGGTTCTATGGCAGACAGCGCGATGGTACCGTGTATTGTCTTTGCGTTATTTTTCGGTGTGGCCATGGGGGCCTACACACGCCAGAGCGGGAACCGCAACATGGCAGACTGGGTGACAGGACTGAACGCGATCATAACAAATATTATCAAGACTGTTATGCACATCGCGCCTGTCGGCATCTTCTGCCTGCTCGCAGACGTTGCCGGATCCACCGGATTTAAAGTCATCATCCCGATGCTCAAGTTCCTCGGTGTGCTCTTGATCGGAGATATCGTACAGTTCCTCATCTACGGTCCGCTCACCGCCACCCTCTGTAAAGTGAATCCGGCCAGAATGCCGAAGAAATTCGCGAAAATGTCTATGATGGCTGTCACGACCACATCCGGAGCCATCTGTCTTCCGACAAAGATGGAGGACGCGGTCACAAAGTTTGGAGTAAGCCGCAAGGTGGCCGATTTCACAGGCCCGATCACAATGTCCATGAACAGCTGCGGAGCCGCCATGTGTTATGTCGTCGCCATATTCTTTATGGCACAGTCTACAGGCGTGGATCTGACGGTCTATCAGATGGGTATGGCGATATTGCTCTCCTGCCTTATGTGCATGGGGACGATAGTTGTGCCGGGCGGTTCGGTGATCGTATTCACGTTCCTCGCGTCTTCGCTTGGACTGCCGCTTGAGAGCATTGCCATACTGATCGGCATCGACTGGTTCTCAGGCATGTTCAGGACACTGATGAACGTTGATGTGGACGTCATGGTCGGCATGCTCGTTGCGAGCAAACTGGGCGAACTTGACAGAGACGTGTACAACGGAGTAAAGGAAGTTACATATTAA
- a CDS encoding dihydroxyacetone kinase family protein, giving the protein MNKNELVNFLRQLKNTMEDNREYLIGLDSIVGDGDLGLTMSDGFRAAYEAVKDLEETDAGRMCYTAGKVMAEKVPSTMGTLMASGLIEAGKELRDTEEMKDAAWIIFFKAYETGVCKRGHAKVGDKTFLDAFHPACEVLESQLDQGAPLEEAARKASAAAEKGFHATAALTAVHGRAAAHRERSGQTEDAGAAVAMLMVRAFADSMTAS; this is encoded by the coding sequence ATGAATAAAAATGAATTGGTAAATTTTTTAAGGCAGCTTAAGAATACAATGGAAGACAACAGGGAATATCTGATCGGGCTGGACAGCATTGTCGGGGACGGCGATCTGGGACTGACGATGAGCGATGGTTTCAGGGCGGCCTATGAGGCTGTAAAAGATTTGGAAGAGACTGATGCCGGCAGAATGTGTTATACTGCGGGAAAAGTCATGGCTGAGAAAGTGCCGTCTACGATGGGGACTCTGATGGCGTCAGGTCTCATAGAAGCAGGTAAAGAGCTGCGGGACACAGAAGAAATGAAAGACGCGGCGTGGATCATATTTTTCAAAGCATACGAGACAGGCGTCTGCAAAAGAGGACATGCAAAGGTCGGAGATAAGACATTTCTGGATGCGTTCCATCCTGCCTGCGAGGTTTTGGAATCGCAGCTGGATCAGGGCGCGCCGCTTGAGGAAGCCGCCCGGAAGGCGTCCGCGGCAGCTGAGAAAGGCTTCCATGCTACAGCCGCGCTCACGGCAGTTCACGGAAGGGCGGCCGCGCACAGAGAAAGATCCGGACAGACGGAAGACGCAGGGGCGGCAGTTGCAATGCTCATGGTAAGAGCTTTTGCGGACAGCATGACCGCTTCATAG
- a CDS encoding dihydroxyacetone kinase subunit DhaK — MKKIINQPEDYIKEMLEGIYTAHSDKLAYVEDDMHCLVKRKRKQGKVGIATGGGSGHLPLFLGYVGEGMADGCSVGDVFQSPGANQMLAVTRAVDTGAGVLYIYGNYNGDIFNFDMAAEMADFEHDIRVESVIAGEDVASAAPSKPGEKSTRRGVAGIFFVYKCAGAAAEAMLPLDEVKRIAQKAADNVRTMGVALTPCTVPRVGRPGFHIADDEMEIGMGIHGETGIRRGRLETADKITEEMLGKIIEDLPYVEGDEVAVLVNGLGATPLDEQYIVVRRADALLKEKGLKVHRYYVGEYATSLEMAGVSVSLLKVDEELKKYIDAPADTPFFIQK, encoded by the coding sequence ATGAAAAAAATAATCAATCAGCCGGAAGATTACATAAAAGAAATGCTGGAAGGAATCTATACCGCCCATTCTGACAAGCTTGCCTACGTGGAAGATGATATGCACTGCCTTGTGAAACGGAAGAGAAAACAAGGCAAGGTGGGGATCGCTACCGGAGGAGGTTCCGGCCACCTGCCGCTTTTTCTCGGGTATGTGGGGGAAGGGATGGCAGACGGATGTTCGGTAGGCGATGTGTTCCAGTCGCCGGGCGCGAACCAGATGCTCGCCGTCACAAGAGCTGTCGATACAGGCGCGGGTGTGCTTTATATCTACGGCAACTATAATGGGGATATATTCAACTTTGATATGGCGGCTGAGATGGCTGACTTCGAGCATGATATAAGAGTGGAGAGCGTGATCGCGGGAGAGGATGTGGCGTCAGCCGCGCCTTCAAAGCCGGGAGAAAAAAGCACGAGACGCGGTGTTGCCGGCATTTTCTTTGTGTATAAATGTGCCGGGGCGGCGGCTGAGGCTATGCTTCCGCTCGATGAAGTAAAGCGGATAGCACAGAAGGCGGCAGACAATGTAAGGACGATGGGAGTCGCGCTCACACCGTGCACAGTGCCGAGAGTCGGAAGACCTGGTTTTCACATAGCAGATGATGAGATGGAGATCGGAATGGGGATTCACGGGGAGACCGGAATAAGAAGAGGCAGGCTGGAGACAGCGGATAAGATCACGGAAGAGATGCTCGGGAAAATAATAGAGGACCTCCCCTATGTAGAGGGAGATGAGGTCGCGGTACTGGTCAACGGTCTCGGCGCGACACCTCTGGACGAACAGTATATCGTTGTCCGCAGAGCAGACGCGCTGCTGAAAGAGAAAGGGCTTAAGGTACACCGTTATTATGTGGGGGAATATGCGACATCTCTGGAGATGGCGGGAGTTTCTGTCAGCCTGCTGAAAGTGGACGAAGAATTGAAGAAATACATTGACGCGCCGGCTGACACTCCGTTTTTTATACAGAAATAG
- a CDS encoding phosphoglycerate dehydrogenase, which translates to MGKILITASHYEELCKGAKQLLEESGHELIINKSDMPYYTYEQIAQVIGDVDGAIIGLDDWTEEIYKIAPKLKVIAKFGVGTDNIDKIKAREYGIKVINAPGQNSNAVAELTVGLMIGVLRGLIPLHKKMENGEWVRRVGYEIKGKTIGLLGFGAIARLVAEKLMNFGAEVIASDLYPDAELASRCNVTMVSQKEVMTKSDLVSIHIPATGETHHLFDDAAFRMMKKGAYLINCARGSIIDTGALCRALKDGRIAGAALDAFEAEPLMKDAEILKCGNVICTPHTGAETYEAYTNVSMCTAQGVIDVLEGREPQFCTNR; encoded by the coding sequence ATGGGTAAAATATTGATTACGGCGTCACATTATGAAGAATTGTGCAAAGGGGCAAAGCAGCTGCTGGAAGAAAGCGGGCACGAACTGATCATCAACAAAAGTGATATGCCCTATTATACATATGAACAGATCGCACAAGTGATAGGCGATGTGGACGGGGCGATCATCGGACTGGACGACTGGACCGAGGAAATATATAAGATCGCCCCCAAGTTAAAGGTGATAGCGAAGTTTGGCGTCGGGACAGATAATATAGACAAAATAAAGGCCAGGGAATACGGAATCAAAGTGATCAATGCGCCGGGCCAGAATTCCAACGCGGTAGCAGAACTGACGGTAGGACTGATGATCGGAGTCCTGCGCGGGCTCATACCGCTGCATAAGAAAATGGAAAACGGTGAGTGGGTGCGCCGTGTCGGATACGAGATAAAGGGGAAAACAATAGGGCTGCTCGGGTTTGGAGCGATCGCCCGTCTGGTGGCGGAAAAGCTGATGAACTTCGGTGCGGAAGTGATCGCCAGTGATCTGTATCCGGATGCCGAGCTGGCCTCCAGGTGCAATGTAACAATGGTGTCTCAGAAAGAAGTAATGACAAAGTCAGATCTGGTAAGCATTCATATTCCGGCCACCGGGGAGACACACCATCTGTTCGATGACGCTGCGTTTCGTATGATGAAAAAAGGGGCGTATCTCATCAACTGTGCCAGAGGTTCCATTATAGATACCGGTGCGCTCTGCCGCGCCTTAAAAGACGGCAGGATCGCAGGGGCGGCTCTGGACGCCTTCGAGGCGGAGCCGCTCATGAAGGACGCAGAGATACTGAAGTGCGGAAATGTCATATGCACGCCTCACACCGGGGCGGAGACGTACGAAGCCTACACAAATGTGAGCATGTGCACCGCACAGGGAGTGATCGATGTACTGGAAGGCAGAGAACCGCAGTTTTGTACAAACCGATAA
- a CDS encoding dihydrodipicolinate synthase family protein, producing MKKLYGVTAAMVTPFKESGEVDYDGVRQLTGMLIDKGVNCLYPCGTTGEMFRLSLEEREKIAETIIQTAAGRVTVFIHCGAMNEQDTIRLLGHAEKAGADGAGIVTPAFFGATDRELEEYYVTAAQSVSDSFPIYLYNIPQCSANDISRETAEKITARCENIIGIKYSFADINRTVDYLNLKDGSFSVLHGCDRAFTSMLALGCDGTVSGIAGVFPEPFVRVYKAFCEGDLETAKKLQKICVKYCDALKCGSNMSYFKEGLKMRGISAGVMRKPQLDIEEAEIERLRKELKKISREAGVEIDTTA from the coding sequence ATGAAGAAATTATATGGTGTAACAGCAGCAATGGTGACCCCGTTTAAAGAAAGCGGGGAGGTGGATTACGACGGAGTGAGGCAGCTTACCGGCATGCTTATTGACAAAGGGGTCAACTGTCTTTATCCATGTGGGACTACAGGCGAAATGTTCCGGTTAAGCCTTGAAGAAAGAGAAAAGATCGCTGAGACGATCATACAGACAGCCGCGGGGAGAGTCACTGTTTTTATACACTGCGGCGCCATGAACGAGCAGGATACGATACGGCTTCTCGGACATGCCGAGAAGGCGGGAGCCGACGGTGCAGGGATCGTGACACCGGCGTTTTTCGGGGCGACAGACAGAGAGCTTGAGGAATACTATGTGACAGCGGCGCAAAGTGTCAGCGATTCCTTTCCGATCTACCTGTACAATATACCACAGTGTTCCGCAAATGATATATCGAGAGAGACGGCAGAGAAAATCACAGCACGCTGTGAAAATATAATAGGCATCAAGTATAGCTTTGCGGATATCAACCGTACCGTCGATTACCTGAATCTGAAAGACGGCAGTTTCTCAGTGCTCCACGGATGTGACAGGGCGTTTACAAGTATGCTGGCATTGGGATGCGACGGAACGGTATCCGGCATCGCAGGCGTCTTTCCGGAACCGTTTGTCCGGGTGTATAAAGCGTTCTGTGAAGGAGATCTTGAGACGGCGAAAAAGCTCCAGAAAATATGTGTAAAATATTGTGATGCCCTCAAATGCGGGAGCAATATGTCTTATTTTAAAGAAGGCCTGAAGATGCGGGGAATCAGCGCGGGAGTCATGAGAAAGCCTCAGCTCGATATTGAAGAAGCAGAGATCGAAAGGCTGAGAAAAGAGCTTAAGAAGATCAGCCGTGAGGCAGGGGTCGAGATCGACACAACGGCTTAG